The window AAGTTGGTGTAATAACATGATAGTGGGCTTTGGAGTCCAGCAGATACCCCTGTTCTGGAACTTTAGGTGGATTTTGTTTGTACCTCTGGTTCTGTTTCCTCAGttataaaatggagatgctgTCCCTGCCTTCTCAGGGCAGTGTGTGAATGAAATAAGCAAGCGTCGCCCACAGGAGACACACAACACTGGCTCCCCTCCCACCATAGAGCTAATTCAGATCAGCACTCTTGGGAGAGTTTGGTGTTGACCTCAGTCTCCTGTACTTTCAGAAGTCAGGTTTCTAGCCCCTCTATCGCCACCTCCAGTGCCAACCGCCGGCTGATGATGCTAGAAGGGAAGTCAGTATCCTACTTTTCCTCTCTGGAGTCAAGCATCGACATCCTGAAGAAGAGGGCCCAGGAGCTGATTGAAAACATCAATGAGAGCAGACAGAAGGACCACGCGCTCATGACCAACTTCAGGGACAGCCTCAAGATCAAGGTGACAGATTCTCCCACACACTGCAAAGCCCCAGGGGTCAGGGGGAAGGAGTCCTATGTAAAGGgtgaaaaaggaagggaatgagCTGCTGCTGAGTGTCTTTGAGGCTCTAGGCCTGTTGCTCAGCAAGCTGCAAGTAGTACCTCATTTCCCCCTTACAACAGTCCTGCCAAGAGATCAGACCCGTTTTATAGATGGTAAAGTAAGGTTtggaaataatttgcccaaatgAAAGAGCCAGGATGAGGAACAAGGGTCCATCTGCACCCGCAGCCCACCCCTTTTATTTCATGCCAGGGCTGATGGCCATGGGAGTAGGGGCTGAGGCACAGCCTGCATTGTCACACCCATTTGTCCTCCAGAAATTGGTTTGTGGGGCACccggctgactcagtcggtagagcatgcaactcttgatctcagggttgtgagcttgagcctCACGTGGGGTGTAgtaattacttaaaaacaaaaatctttccaaaaaaaaaaagtggaatggTTCGTGATGGGAGGGTAAGGTTCCCTTGACATGGCGGGGCCTTAAAGTGTCTACTAACAAAGCCAGATATTATGTTCAGGTCCAACATTAATGATTGTCCTGGATGTTTCTTCAGAATGCATAATGAATCCTATGAGTGGGACAGCTTGTTGGTCACATATGGGACACATATTATGCATCTTTCAATGACAGGCtgacttttttcccttctccctcctcccatccctacCAGTACACACCTGGTACATCAGAGAAAACTTAGAAAGTAGAAGAGTATAACATagcagaaaaaatagaaaacattcctATGATCTCACTACCCAGAGGCTACTTTGTCACATGTTTTCTTCCggtttccattgcatattttcttCCTAACCTGTCTGAGCCTGTACTATATACATAATTTTgtatcttcctttaaaaaaaaaaaatcaaggggcacctggttggctcagccattagggtcctggggtcctgggatcgagccccgcatctggctccctgctccgcgggaagcctgcttctcctcccactccccctgcttgtgttccctctctcactatctctgtctctgtcaaataaataaataaaatcttttaaaaaaaaaataaaatcaatatataggcAATTTCACTTCCAGTCACTGGAattgtttttaccatttttataaaataaattgcaggggcacctgggtggctcagtcgttaagcgtctgccttcggctcaggtcatgatcccagggtcctgggatcgagccccgcatcgggctccctgcttggcgggaagcctgcttctccctctctcactccccctgcttgtgttccctctctcgctgtgtctctgtctgtcaaataaataaataaaatctttaaaaataaataaataaaataaaataaattgcagaaATCTTAGCAAGCCACTTAAAACAAATGTCTTATGATGCCTCgtttgattttctaaaaacatgctctattttttaaaaggtttcagACCTGACAGAAAAGCTAGAGGAGAGGATGTATCAGATTTATAATCACCATAACAAGATCATTCAGGACAAGCTCCAAGAGTTCACCCAGAAAATGACAAAGATCAGCAATTTGGAAACAGAGCTCAAACAAGTGTGCCACACTGTGGAGACAGTGTACAAAGACCTGTGCCTCCAGCCTGAGGTATGACTAAATGCATGCATGTGGGTGCCACCTGAGGAAGGCTAAGACGAAAGTAAATGTCAACACAAACCAAGGATGTTAGCACCGTGCCCAGCCCTAAACCCCACAGGGCCCACTCTCACTGCAAAACCCTTGATgctcctgccacctcccctgtGGCCCCAGGCTCCCTCTGAGGCGGTGTGTCTGAGCTGAGAAGCTAGACAGTTGTTATTTCCCACCACTGTGTGGTCAGCTCTGTGGTGACAGGACAGAAAGGACAGTGTCTACAGCCCTAAGCCCCGGTCAGTGCCTATCCAGGGTTATTACAGCAGAGCCCAAGACTCTGACACAGGCCACACTACTTAAGGGAGAAATACCTACCACATATCCAGTCACCTCACAGTCTCCACATTTTTCCTGTGACTAAAATGACTTTGTGGGTGGTTACAATTAAATGTGGCCCACACCTTGGGGTCAGACATGCAGACTTTAttattctctctttcactctcattCTGCTCCAACATCCAGCGTAAGGCACTTACCCTCAAgatgggagggtcagagggcacaCAGTGAACTCTTGGTGTGTGGGGGATTTGCTCAGTCAGACACCAGAGGTTGCTTCCATGtcactctccttccctcttcctgctcccctgTCAAGAGAAGCTTCTGTTCCAAGATAAGTGGAATCCATCCCCGTCCACGGTTAAAAGTGGGTTGAAAAACTTGGTACAGAGAGTCCCATCTCCTTTTTAAGGAACACATTTGAATGACTTCAAAGGGAAAATTTTGATAATTAAGAATCAGTGTCTCTCACTTCCCACTATAAAAATTGGCTCCATCTGCCACCTCCCTGAGTAAGCTCAGAGCACAGCATTTCCCTGGGAAGGAGCTTGAGACCATCTGGGCTCCCGGGTGAAGTATGTTCACTTGCTGGCCGTGAACGCCTGGATCCCTGTGATTGCCCTTCCAAGGATCAGAGCATGAATGTCATGAGTGCCTGGACAAGATAAATACAGAGTTGGTTTGGAGTCTGAACAGCTCACAACCTCCCTTTAAAGTCAATCTTCATGTCCCTCCTCCCCCTAGGCTACTACTTTGGAAGAAGAACAGGCCCACAAAGATGACGAACGCTGAGAGCTACCGGGAGAGAGTCCCCTCTTGGTGACAGCCACCAAGAGAAGGCTAAGAGGCCACCATTTGGGCCATGCCGAGAAAATTGTTTTTCACAGTTCTGTAATGcatcttggcaaaaaaaaaaaaaaaaaaaaaagccctagaaTCCTTGTGCTCGACCCAAAACTTCAAGTCCAGCCCTGGCAATGGGCCCAGCTTTGGTGCTCCCCACACTTGGCAGATTCACCCCACCCAACCCtgcacagttggttaaacgttTGATTTTCAACCCGTTCACGCTTCTTTCCCACAGAGGTTGAGAAAGCTGATGAGCTCTGTGGAGATATGTCAGGCCCTTTCTTACCTACAGAAGGGATGGGAAAGCAAACATCAGATAAATTGCTTGTCCCAGCTGATCTCTCCCATCCTAAAGCCGCCACCCCACATCTCACTCTCAAGTCTGGGTAACATTTTACAAGCCTCAGTGCTCTCCTTTGCTCTTCCTCAGTTTAACGGGGTGGACGAGATTACTACCTCCCTTTTATGGagcaaaataattatgtttactTCCCAAAGTGCAAAtctgaccccatccctcccctgcaTAAAACTCCCTGAAAGCCCCCCTCTGCTTGTCCTCAGGGTCATTCCCACACCAGTAGgatccccccaaccccaaccctcCCTCTTGCTGTTTCTGGAATGTCCCATCCAGAATAGCACACAGAAGCTATTTCACTGTCTCTGCCCAGGTTGCTACACTTCCCTTCAGGCCTAACATGGTCCCACTTTCTCCCCAAGATGAGCACTTGTACCCCTTTACATCTCTCCCTATTTCTGCCTGGCTCACACAagattgtacttttttttctttttaattgtctttttccATGTCTGTTTTCCCGTGAGGAAAGGGGTTTTGGGCCCCATGCAAGTTACAACCAGTCGCCAGGTGCAGACACGACAGCCTGACaatgatttatcttttttctcttaacataaaATGGAGTGGTGATTCCTGTGTGTAGCTGCACTTTTGCTCCCTGGCACCCACCAGCTCACTAGGCATTGTGCCCCACTCCAGGGATGCCCGAGGAGATAGTAAAGCAATCTGGGGAGCACCCCTCCTCCCAATCACCATGGGGGAAAGGACTGAGAGCATTTCACTTCCCCAGTCCCTCTGTGAGCCACTCCAGATGAAGAACACGGGTgggacttgccccaggtcacactgcTAGTGATGACAGCTGGGTGCAGGACTCAGGCGTGCTGTCCCCACCCTTCTTCTCTAGACAGTGAGGCCACTGTGACACTCCTCCCCCCAGAGACCCAGCCCCTACCTTCATAGGTGTTCACAGCCTCCAGGTTCATGGCATGCCGGATCACGTGATACTCATCAGAAATCCCATTCCCCCCTAGTATGTCTCGGGCCTGGCGGGCGATATCCAGGGCCTTCCCACAGTTATTCCTCTTCAGCAGGGAGACCATTTCCGGAGTGGCCCTGGGAGTGGCACAGACACGTCACACAAGTATGGGATCACAGCTGACCCCAGGCATCCCTAAGCCCTGGGCAAACCCAGCCAGGGGAGAAAATTCCCCAAGTTATAGTCACAGCAGCAGACACTGAGCTCCCAGTAAGGGATAGGCAGGCAGTCCTGTCCCATCAAGgccaagaaggaaagaagggacagGTCCCCAAGGGGCCACCAGGCACGAAAGACCTTTCTCCCCAGGACCAGCCACCACCACGTCCAGGAGGGGCACAGGGTCCCCTCCTTGCTGCCTACCCCCTGCTCCCCCAACACACAGCCCCTACTTGTCTTGATCCTTCAAGCGGCCAAGCTGCAGGCAAGCGTGAAGGCCCAGCGTGATCTCAGTGAGCATGTCTGCCAGCTTCTTCTGAATCAGCTGGTTCCTGGCCAGTGGGGCGCCAAACTGGATCCTAAGTGGGCAAGTTCAGGGTAAGTGTGGACATGTTCACCGCCCCCCagtccaggaagccttcccaggcTGCCTCAGTCCTCACTGAGTTCACCCTCGCCCTGTCACTGCTCAGTATCACCAATGTCACCAAGCAGTCAGCCCCTCACTGCTCAAGGACTTCCCTGGCCATTTCACCGAGTGGGGACTTAAGTCTGgtaggcaggggaggaggagtcACTGGTAGGGTAAGGGATGGAGCCCGtgccccccccacacctcccaaGAGATCTCATGGCAGCCCCACACACCTATCCAGGGTGTACTGCCGGGCCGTGTGCAAACAGAATTCAGCGGCTCCGAGCACGCCCCAGGCGATGCCAAACCGGGCATTGTTCAGGCAGCCGAAGGGCCCCTGTAGGGTCAAGAGAGAGGCCTCAGCCCCACCCAGGAGCTGAGAGGCCCTGGGCAGAACGAACTTACGTTGGgggaagccccctccccagacGTGCAGTCACTATAAACAGAGGGATTCAGGGCAGCCATTTCAATCACACAAGGTCCTGGCACCAAAGCTCATGCACACACAATTCTACCCAGCCCAGGATCTGAGTTGGATGCCCAGATCTAGGGGATGATGTAAGGAGACAGAAAGATGCACATGTATCAAAGGATTAAACTGGTTCAGGCCTGTATGTGTCCTCGGCAGAGCCAGTATAAGCAAAATAGTCACCCCAAAGGGGCAATTTCCAAACATCAGTGAGCCAGGCAGAAGCTCTCAGAATCACTTGTGTGTGGGCTCCACAAGCACAGGACTGCGTCCCCAGCGTGGGGCCTGCCCAAGGAAGTTGAACCAGCAGGTGACCTGATACCAGTTCCCAAGGTGGCCGCTGCTCACCGCCAGACCAGACACATCAGGCAGCACATTCTCCTCCGGCACCTCCACACTGTCCATGACGATCATGCCTGTGGACGAGGCCCGCAGGGAGAACTTGCCCTCAATCTTGGGGGCTGAGAGGCCCCGCATCCCCTTCTCCAGCAGGAAGCCCCGAATGCAGCTGTCTTCACACCGAGCCCATACTACAAACAGGTCGGCCACAGGTGAATTGGTGAtcctggggggagggacaggcagtgAGGGTCTGGccgcctccctcctgcccctgcccacctaCCCGGGACACCCAGACCCCTCACCAGGTCTTGGTCCCATTGAGGGTGTAGCTCCTGTTGGATGGGTTGTGGCGGGCTCTGGTCTCCATGCTGCCAGGGTCACTCCCATGGTTGGGCTCTGTGAGCCCAAAGCAGCCCAGGAGCTCCCCCTTGGCTGCAGGGACAAGACAGGGTCACAAGTCTGCCTGTCCCCCACTCATCTCCTCAAATGAAAATTGTCAGCCTCCCCATCAAGccaggccaaaggcagacccAACTCTGTCCCCATGGCACTctcaggtggtggtggtgtgcaGGGACACTCCTCCCCCGGGCCACAGTAACAATGCCATGATGGGGAGGGGCCCCACAGGAGTCAGGAAAGAGATAATCTGTCTTGAAGGCAGTGAAAAGGAGTtaagcaggaggaggaagggtggaGAAGAGTGGTTCCAGTGAGGGTACAGATGTGCAAAGGCACAGTGGTACATTTGGAGAACGCCAAGTAGCTGAGTCTGGCTGAGGATGAGCAGTCAAGAGAATGGCCAGAGATGAGGTGGAACGGTCAGCAGAGGCCTGCCTACTCATGGGGGGCCTTGTGGACCCAGTCAAGAAATTAAGACTTTAAACTTTGGGCTGGGATGGGGGAACACAGCAAATCAGGAGGGAGATGATGGTGGTAAGAAGGGGGCAGAGTCAAGAGAGACCTAGGAGGGGTCAGTCAGGATCAGAGGTAGGGGTGAGGCCCACAGTCTGGCAGGGGATTTGGGTGGCCATTGGGGCTATCCTTGAGGTAGGGACAGAAGGCAGGCTCTGGGGACAGTCCCATTCCTAAGTTCCAGACCACTGCGGCGGTCTTCCTTCCCCAGGCTCTACAGGCAACTGCTCACCCAGCCGGGGCAGGTACTTCTGCTGCTGCTCCTTGCTGCCATAGGCGTAGATGGGGTGCATGACAAGGGAAGACTGGACACTCATTGCTGACCTGTAGCCACTATCCACCCGCTCCAGCTCTCGGGCTAGGAGCCCATAGGCCACAGATGAGACTCCAGCACAGCCATACCCTggtcgggggggagggggagggaagacagGGCAATGGGAGACAAAGTCCTGCCCAGCTGGAACCAGTGTGATTCCTGGGGCCCAAGAGACAGAGCTATATAGGGGTGCCCAAGGAGGGGGCACCAAGCTGGCCCTAGTTTGaaggtttattcatttttcctcaCAGCCACTTTCAGATGGAGGGATAACTAACAGCCTCGCTTTGCAGACTGGGAAACTCAGGCTCAGGGATAAGAAGGGGCTTTCCAGGACACAGTGGGGACTGCAGAGTGTGGAGATAAATCTGTCCCTACCTTTGATGGTGGGGCCCAGCACACCAAGCTCCCCCATTTCTGAGATGATCTCCCggtgaaaaactggaaaagacGGATGCCCAAACTCAGGCCCAGCCCTAGCCCACTGGAGCCCCCATCTCAGGGACAGAAGGGGCCCGGGACCCAGCTAAAGCAGGGAGAGCTGGTGTGCACAGTGGAGGGTGCCCACCCGCCCGCCGGAGCACCTTCGTTGCGATTGGCCAGCAGGATTCGGGGCATGAGGCGCTCCTGGCAATAGGTGCGGAAGGTGTCCCTGATGAGGATCTCATCCGCTGTCAGCTGCTCCTCCAGCACCAGCGGGTCTCTCCAGTCAAATTCAGGACGCGAGGCTGGGACAGAGagcagagagtgggagggggctTGACTCGGCCCAGCCCACCCGACCACCGCACCCTCCTCTCCTGGAATCCTCAGCCCCACTCCGCCACTCCCAACTGGCTCCTGGTGGATGTGGGCAGTAAAGAGCACCGGCAAGACGGCATTTCTCCGGGAAGCCTCTGGCCCTGGCCacgccctgcctcccctccagggcAGCCCGCGGATTCTGGGACAGAGCCCACCCTGGGCAGACAGTTGGACAAGGGCCGCAGACGCCCGGCGCAAGGAGGGGTCCTTACACTTAGTCGCTCGGTTCTGTGTCTTCCCGCCCTTTTCTGCAAACACAGGACGGAAAAGTCACTCCGGAAAAGTCCCCCAAGCCTCCAgttccaccctccccaccctgcccccgaCCCGGCACTGACCAGTCTGCGCCGCCGCCGAGCCCCACCCGCGCAGGAAGCTCAGGCCTGGTCCACGGCTCAACAGCCGCTCGGAGACCCTTCTCAGGGCCATCTGGGCAGCGGGCCGGCAAGCGGAGCAACCACGGCCAacctggaggagcaggggcgTCAGAGCGGAGTGGCTCCCACCGGCAGGCCCGGGCCCTGGCGCCACTCACCCCTCTCGCCCCTCTCGCGGGTGCTTACCTGGCGCCTCCCGGCTCACCGTACAGTCCACAGTAAGACTGGCAAAATCTTTTGACctctggagggggtgggaggggcggaTGCCGAATGGGGCTTCTCATTGGTGTGTGCTAAGACCCGGCTCCTCCTCGGCTCTGCCTTTTAAAAGGGCCACGGCAGCCTTGCCTGTGGAGACGTGAGAGCCCAGGCCAAGGCATGTTCGAGGCTTTAAGAAGCAGAACAGGAAAGGGGCGGAAGGTGAGTGCGCCAAGCCAATTGGCCAGCTGTGTTCCTGTCCTGATTGGCCCTAGGAGGGGGCTTGGCCCACG of the Halichoerus grypus chromosome 1, mHalGry1.hap1.1, whole genome shotgun sequence genome contains:
- the SYCE2 gene encoding synaptonemal complex central element protein 2, with the protein product MMLEGKSVSYFSSLESSIDILKKRAQELIENINESRQKDHALMTNFRDSLKIKVSDLTEKLEERMYQIYNHHNKIIQDKLQEFTQKMTKISNLETELKQVCHTVETVYKDLCLQPEATTLEEEQAHKDDER
- the GCDH gene encoding glutaryl-CoA dehydrogenase, mitochondrial is translated as MALRRVSERLLSRGPGLSFLRGWGSAAAQTEKGGKTQNRATKSSRPEFDWRDPLVLEEQLTADEILIRDTFRTYCQERLMPRILLANRNEVFHREIISEMGELGVLGPTIKGYGCAGVSSVAYGLLARELERVDSGYRSAMSVQSSLVMHPIYAYGSKEQQQKYLPRLAKGELLGCFGLTEPNHGSDPGSMETRARHNPSNRSYTLNGTKTWITNSPVADLFVVWARCEDSCIRGFLLEKGMRGLSAPKIEGKFSLRASSTGMIVMDSVEVPEENVLPDVSGLAGPFGCLNNARFGIAWGVLGAAEFCLHTARQYTLDRIQFGAPLARNQLIQKKLADMLTEITLGLHACLQLGRLKDQDKATPEMVSLLKRNNCGKALDIARQARDILGGNGISDEYHVIRHAMNLEAVNTYEGTHDIHALILGRAITGIQAFTASK